One Miscanthus floridulus cultivar M001 chromosome 11, ASM1932011v1, whole genome shotgun sequence DNA window includes the following coding sequences:
- the LOC136493434 gene encoding protein S40-7-like translates to MSTPRRRLVTTASPSLRFLGLLKQPDEAPSAHGGVQEPLELDERDVVWSSSSSATSSPSPTPSPSASSASSLRRPISTSSRHFPAGSMGLSALLADDHPLHAPTTAPVPAVARPERQHAPQPYHQSAPVAVPAWPKAMTAADRRRREAELQAAADYEDDDDGEPVVPPHEMAARRAAAASSMMEGAGRTLKGRDLRRVRNAVWRTTGFLDL, encoded by the coding sequence ATGTccacgccccgccgccgcctgGTCACCACCGCCTCCCCGTCCCTCCGCTTCCTCGGCCTGCTCAAGCAACCCGACGAGGCCCCCAGCGCCCACGGCGGCGTCCAGGAGCCGCTGGAGCTCGACGAGCGCGACGTCGtctggtcctcctcctccagcGCGACCTCCTCGCCGTCCCCGACCCCGTCCCCCTCCGCCTCGTCCGCCAGCAGCCTCCGGAGGCCGATCTCCACGTCGTCGCGCCACTTCCCCGCAGGCAGCATGGGCCTGTCCGCGCTCCTCGCCGACGACCACCCCCTGCACGCGCCCACAACCGCGCCCGTCCCGGCCGTCGCGCGCCCAGAGAGACAGCACGCCCCGCAGCCGTACCACCAGTCGGCCCCCGTCGCCGTGCCGGCCTGGCCCAAGGCGATGACGGCGGCGGATAGGCGCCGCCGGGAAGCGGAGCTACAGGCCGCCGCGGActacgaggacgacgacgacggcgagcccGTGGTGCCGCCGCACGAGATGGCCGCGCGGCGCGCCGCGGCGGCGTCGTCGATGATGGAAGGCGCCGGGCGCACGCTCAAGGGGCGCGACCTCCGGCGCGTGCGCAACGCCGTGTGGCGCACCACGGGCTTCCTCGACCTGTGA
- the LOC136493433 gene encoding uncharacterized membrane protein At1g16860-like, giving the protein MLPGGREDGKRRGATATADEDATTDADAATSASAASLNDLCATAATATAAGAPAPFPRAAAWAVAALLAVGLGVGALVLAVVHSAALLVVAVLLSAAVAAFLLWNAAAAASGRALRRFVDGLQASSLRVAADGQLVKITGSVSCGDISLISSYEKVENCVYTCTLLRKCARWGSMTLNPWNQCSKWKLAHAERFAADFYITDAKSGKRALVKAGHHSKVVPLIDENLLVTTSRDTELSSTLKYWLEERNLSSEEAQLVRLEEGYIREGMRLSVIGMLSKKNGDAMILPPPEPLSTGFVLLSCLLPSYFDGIVLRLVEGRAWCKR; this is encoded by the exons ATGCTTCCGGGGGGACGCGAGGACGGGAAGCGACgcggcgccaccgccaccgccgacgAGGACGCCAccaccgacgccgacgccgccacCTCGGCGTCGGCGGCATCCCTGAACGACCtctgcgccaccgccgccaccgccaccgcggcGGGGGCGCCCGCGCCGTTCCCGAGGGCGGCTGCGTGGGCGGTCGCCGCGCTGCTCGCGGTGGGCCTTGGGGTCGGCGCCCTCGTCCTCGCCGTCGTGCACAGCGCCGCGCTGCTCGTGGTGGCGGTCCTCCTCTCGGCGGCCGTGGCGGCGTTCCTTCTGTggaatgccgccgccgccgcgtcgggcCGCGCTCTGCGCCGGTTCGTGGACGGGCTCCAGGCCTCCAGCCTCCGCGTGGCGGCCGATGGCCAGCTCGTCAAGATCACCGGA TCTGTTTCATGTGGCGATATTTCACTGATCTCGTCATATGAGAAGGTTGAGAATTGTGTATACACATGTACTCTTTTGAGAAAATGTGCTAGATGGGGTTCTATGACACTAAATCCTTGGAATCAATGTTCCAAGTGGAAATTAGCACATGCTGAG AGGTTTGCTGCTGATTTCTACATAACGGATGCAAAATCAGGTAAAAGAGCCTTGGTGAAAGCTGGGCACCACTCAAAGGTTGTGCCTCTGATCGATGAAAATCTTCTGGTGACAACAAGCAGGGACACTGAGTTATCTTCTACTCTAAAGTATTGGCTCGAAGAAAGAAACCTTTCTTCTGAAGAAGCTCAGCTTGTCCGTCTCGAGGAAGG GTATATCAGAGAAGGAATGCGGTTGAGCGTGATTGGAATGTTGAGCAAGAAGAACGGGGATGCCATGATACTTCCTCCTCCGGAACCTCTATCAACGGGCTTTGTGTTGCTGTCGTGCCTCCTCCCATCATATTTTGACGGAATAGTGCTGAGATTGgtcgaagggcgggcctggtgtaagcggtag
- the LOC136492221 gene encoding uncharacterized protein, whose product MQDYVIPGYNRVREGLLKQERTHIETLLESTKSTWAEKGITICSDGWLDPQRRPIINFVVVSDKAPMFLRADNCEGQYKSKEYIAEKLNGIIEEVGRHNVVQIITDNATNCKGAGLIIESEYDNIFWTPCVVHTLNLALKSICEPKIGNNPSDEELFAWGELEFMYDVKTEAAMINNFIMNHGMRLSMFNEFSPLKLLSIVEIRFASVVCMLKRFVEVKIALQQMVINDKWSVYREVRDDSPTPTAQIVKDLILSDVWLDKVDYILKITTPIYEMIRMTDTDTPCLHLVYEMWDSMIEKVKKVIYRYEGKQEDEESNIIAKSGLKKVLAVNHPTRIKSQPASSSCCERNWSTYSFVHSVKRNALTPERAEDLVFVHSNLRHLSRRTDAYKTGETRMWDVGRDSFDSLGGVGILEVADLSLDEPELQAVSFGLDELPVDIVDDNETIEE is encoded by the exons ATGCAAGATTATGTGATTCCTGGTTACAACAGAGTTAGGGAGGGGCTTCTGAAGCAAGAAAGGACGCACATAGAGACTTTGTTGGAGAGCACAAAGAGCACATGGGCAGAGAAGGGAATCACAATCTGCTCTGATGGTTGGTTAGATCCTCAGAGGCGACCAATCATCAATTTTGTTGTTGTTTCTGACAAGGCACCTATGTTCTTGAGGGCTGATAATTGTGAAGGTCAGTACAAATCAAAAGAATACATTGCTGAGAAGTTGAATGGTATAATTGAAGAAGTAGGTCGACATAATGTAGTACAAATCATTACAGACAATGCTACAAATTGCAAAGGTGCTGGTCTCATAATAGAATCTGAGTATGATAACATATTTTGGACACCATGTGTTGTGCATACCCTCAATCTTGCGCTAAAAAGTATATGTGAACCTAAAATAGGAAACAACCCCTCTGATGAAGAACTATTTGCTTGGGGGGAACTTGAATTTATGTATGATGTTAAAACTGAGGCTGCAATGATAAATAATTTCATAATGAATCATGGCATGCGGCTTTCAATGTTCAATGAGTTCAGCCCTTTGAAGTTACTTTCTATTGTTGAAATAAGATTTGCCTCTGTTGTTTGTATGTTGAAGCGGTTTGTTGAGGTAAAAATAGCCCTCCAACAaatggtgattaatgacaaatGGAGTGTGTACAGAGAAGTCAGAGATGATTCTCCAACTCCAACAGCCCAAATTGTCAAGGACTTGATACTTAGTGATGTATGGTTGGACAAGGTGGACTACATTCTTAAGATTACTACTCCTATTTATGAAATGATTCGTATGACAGACACCGACACACCATGTCTTCACTTAGTTTATGAGATGTGGGATTCAATGATAGAGAAAGTGAAGAAAGTCATATATCGATACGAGGGCAAGCAAGAAGATGAGGAGTCAA ATATTATAGCAAAAAGTGGATTGAAGAAGGTCCTGGCCGTGAACCACCCCACAAGGATAAAGAG CCAGCCAGCCTCATCTTCTTGCTGTGAAAGAAACTGGAGCACCTATAGCTTTGTCCATAGTGTCAAGAGAAATGCCTTAACTCCAGAACGTGCTGAAGATTTGGTCTTTGTGCACTCAAATCTGAGGCATCTGTCAAGAAGAACTGATGCATACAAGACAGGAGAGACAAGGATGTGGGATGTAGGAAGGGATTCTTTTgattcacttggtggtgttggcattctTGAAGTGGCTGATCTGTCCCTTGATGAACCTGAACTGCAAGCTGTGTCTTTTGGTCTGGATGAGCTGCCGGTTGATATTGTGGATGACAATGAAACAATTGAGGAATAG